One genomic segment of Catalinimonas alkaloidigena includes these proteins:
- a CDS encoding RagB/SusD family nutrient uptake outer membrane protein — translation MRLIQIIIEKAMYTHIKVFLKAVSFSMLLALASCSDDFVDVTNPDALSTENYPGSVNDLEQLLTGVYGSQHVTGLYGHNMFGKILYMWSHTADLSWQGTPTWIALAQNNSQPNDGFLNATWQDSWVGVQRSNTLLENLASYRENLAKDSEQASLNLIEGQAYFLRAWYYYNLINIWGESFIIDGHGGEGKGVPIMTEVSSSLDETQLPRATVREVWDFMIADLKEAERLLDGNSWSGNDLYKADVWAVKSFLGKAYVYTQDWNNAQSYLNDVITNSGKSLVPFDTYKEMFNGNNEFNSESLYELNLNVDMTARGGSATSMGSSVGMVLAPSYVGDNGSAAASAWSNVFPHEKNIQRFGFDEGHYFPPGTEQVSPDNVDPAYVSNSIEARDNQTVDPRLWVSCLQPYVDSMIVSGGKRAISHYLDIHELDMEAWSFRKYINLEGTETEINMANGSNFYWLRLADIYLLYAEALINNGNTSDALEYINKVKRRAYGYPVDVPSPVDYSSLSDNTMASDPVLMNDPLKYERWAELFGEGHWWFDVRRWQIGDQEANYYERVRGGTIQWENTDYAQPIPILELNANVEMEQNPGY, via the coding sequence ATGAGATTGATACAAATAATAATAGAAAAAGCTATGTATACGCATATAAAAGTATTTCTGAAAGCTGTATCCTTCAGTATGTTACTCGCTCTGGCGTCCTGTTCAGATGATTTTGTTGATGTGACAAATCCGGATGCGCTTTCTACTGAGAACTATCCCGGATCTGTCAATGATCTGGAACAGTTGCTTACCGGAGTGTACGGCAGCCAGCATGTAACAGGTTTGTATGGTCATAATATGTTTGGCAAAATACTGTATATGTGGTCGCATACTGCGGACTTAAGCTGGCAGGGTACCCCTACATGGATTGCGCTGGCACAGAACAATTCTCAGCCTAATGATGGGTTTTTGAATGCCACCTGGCAGGACTCCTGGGTAGGTGTGCAGCGGTCTAATACATTATTAGAAAACCTTGCTTCGTATCGTGAAAACCTTGCCAAAGACTCTGAACAGGCTAGCCTGAATCTTATAGAAGGGCAGGCGTACTTTCTGCGCGCCTGGTATTATTATAATCTGATCAATATATGGGGCGAGTCCTTCATCATTGATGGACATGGCGGAGAAGGTAAAGGAGTACCAATCATGACAGAGGTATCTTCCAGTCTGGATGAAACCCAGCTCCCCCGGGCTACAGTGCGTGAGGTGTGGGACTTTATGATCGCTGATCTCAAAGAAGCAGAGCGTCTGTTGGATGGTAACAGCTGGAGTGGTAATGATTTATACAAAGCTGATGTCTGGGCAGTAAAAAGCTTTTTGGGTAAAGCCTATGTGTATACACAGGACTGGAATAATGCTCAAAGTTATCTGAATGATGTCATCACCAACAGTGGCAAGTCACTGGTCCCCTTTGACACCTACAAAGAGATGTTTAATGGAAATAATGAATTTAACTCCGAGTCATTGTATGAGCTGAACCTAAATGTGGATATGACTGCCAGGGGAGGGTCAGCTACTTCTATGGGCTCAAGTGTAGGAATGGTACTGGCCCCAAGTTATGTGGGTGATAATGGCAGCGCAGCGGCCTCAGCATGGTCTAATGTTTTTCCGCATGAAAAAAATATCCAGCGTTTTGGCTTTGATGAAGGGCACTACTTCCCGCCGGGCACGGAGCAGGTTTCACCTGACAATGTAGATCCGGCATATGTAAGCAACTCTATAGAAGCACGGGATAATCAGACGGTTGACCCCCGTCTTTGGGTGTCTTGTCTGCAGCCCTATGTAGACTCAATGATAGTGAGCGGCGGAAAAAGAGCGATATCTCATTACCTGGATATTCATGAACTGGACATGGAAGCCTGGAGCTTTAGAAAGTATATCAACCTGGAAGGTACAGAGACAGAAATCAATATGGCCAACGGCTCTAATTTTTACTGGCTTCGCCTGGCGGATATTTATCTACTCTATGCCGAAGCACTCATCAATAATGGTAATACTTCAGACGCCCTGGAGTATATCAACAAAGTGAAGCGCAGAGCCTATGGATACCCGGTAGATGTCCCTTCGCCGGTAGACTACAGCAGTCTGTCTGACAATACCATGGCCAGTGATCCGGTACTGATGAATGATCCGCTGAAGTATGAGCGTTGGGCAGAATTATTTGGAGAAGGGCACTGGTGGTTTGATGTACGCCGCTGGCAGATAGGAGATCAGGAAGCCAATTATTATGAAAGAGTACGCGGAGGAACCATACAGTGGGAGAATACCGATTATGCCCAGCCTATCCCTATCCTGGAACTGAATGCTAATGTGGAGATGGAGCAGAATCCGGGCTATTAA